The following are from one region of the Sorghum bicolor cultivar BTx623 chromosome 2, Sorghum_bicolor_NCBIv3, whole genome shotgun sequence genome:
- the LOC8061702 gene encoding germin-like protein 9-3, translating into MGRLSYTTYTTVLVALAVSAPLAALASDPDILSDYIVPEDKYTGTIDITGDFFTYTGFRAARNMSTPVPKFTATKATMAEFPALNGQSVSYVLLMFPAGGVNPTHTHPRASELLLVLDGALSVGFVDTTGKLFTQDLAVGDMFVFPKGTVHWQCNQGDKPATALAALGSASPGLVSLPATLFGASNIDDTVLAKSFKTDVKTIQKLKAGLAPPKK; encoded by the coding sequence atggggAGGCTCAGCTACACCACCTACACCACCGTGCTCGTGGCGCTCGCAGTCTCAGCTCCACTGGCCGCCCTCGCCAGCGACCCAGACATCCTGAGCGACTACATCGTCCCGGAGGACAAATACACCGGGACCATCGATATCACCGGCGACTTCTTCACGTACACGGGGTTCCGCGCGGCCAGGAACATGAGCACGCCCGTGCCCAAATTCACGGCGACCAAGGCCACGATGGCGGAGTTCCCGGCGCTCAACGGCCAGAGCGTCTCGTACGTGCTGCTCATGTTCCCGGCGGGTGGGGTGAACCCGACGCACACGCACCCGCGCGCCTCCGAGCTGCTGCTCGTGCTCGACGGCGCGCTCTCCGTCGGCTTCGTCGACACCACCGGCAAGCTCTTCACCCaggacctcgccgtcggcgacaTGTTCGTGTTTCCCAAGGGCACCGTGCACTGGCAGTGCAACCAGGGGGATAAGCCTGCCACCGCGCTCGCGGCGCTCGGGAGCGCCTCCCCCGGGCTTGTGTCCCTCCCCGCCACCCTGTTCGGCGCCAGCAACATCGACGACACCGTGCTGGCGAAGTCCTTCAAGACCGATGTGAAAACCATCCAGAAGCTCAAGGCAGGCTTAGCTCCCCCCAAGAAATGA
- the LOC8062551 gene encoding germin-like protein 9-3 — protein MAALKVNNSMTTSSLLLVVLLALWAAPLAVVAGDPDILTDYIVPATANPANITGAFFAYSGLRGALAAQAPENFTVAKASMAEFPALNGQSVSYAVLSYGPGSINPTHTHPRASELLLVLDGALSVGFVDTAGKLFTQDLAAGDVFVFPKGTVHWQCNTGTQPAKALSAFGSAAAGLVSLPATLFGASDIDDVVLAKSFKTDVATIQKLKAGLAPPPKKP, from the coding sequence ATGGCAGCGCTCAAGGTCAACAACAGCATGACGACGAGCTCCTTGCTGCTCGTTGTCCTGCTCGCGCTCTGGGCCGCCCCGCTGGCCGTGGTGGCCGGGGACCCAGACATCCTGACCGACTACATCGTCCCGGCCACCGCCAATCCCGCGAACATCACGGGCGCGTTCTTCGCCTACTCGGGCCTCCGCGGCGCGTTGGCCGCGCAGGCACCGGAGAACTTCACGGTGGCCAAGGCCTCCATGGCGGAGTTCCCAGCACTTAACGGGCAGAGCGTGTCCTACGCAGTGCTCTCGTACGGGCCGGGCTCCATCAACCCGACGCACACGCACCCGCGTGCCTCCGAGCTGCTGCTCGTCCTCGACGGCGCGCTCTCCGTCGGCTTCGTCGACACCGCAGGGAAGCTCTTCACGCAGGACCTCGCCGCCGGCGACGTGTTCGTGTTCCCCAAGGGCACCGTGCACTGGCAGTGCAACACTGGCACCCAGCCTGCCAAGGCGCTCTCCGCGTTCGGGAGCGCCGCCGCGGGGCTCGTGTCCCTCCCGGCCACCCTCTTCGGCGCCAGCGACATTGATGACGTCGTGCTGGCCAAGTCCTTCAAGACCGACGTGGCCACCATCCAGAAGCTCAAGGCAGGCCTCGCCCCGCCGCCCAAGAAGCCATGA